Proteins encoded together in one Bos indicus isolate NIAB-ARS_2022 breed Sahiwal x Tharparkar chromosome 25, NIAB-ARS_B.indTharparkar_mat_pri_1.0, whole genome shotgun sequence window:
- the SLX4 gene encoding structure-specific endonuclease subunit SLX4 isoform X1, with amino-acid sequence MMDESDDDFQELCASFFQRVKKNGPKEVSKEKKTQKASNGTHIRSKPKRTKPTASKSKTPQGAAERKTCPGGPVPRTQKHRAPKRPKTEPAPPENTEGGVHTSAVLQDSAWSTQTGNQSEPLPERTPEVICTILNQGSENFLKAKATVDSLLQPPASCLTATAPSPSKPRAAELVLQRMQQFKRADPERLRHASEGCSLEAAPEENVPKGPQDVMAANGCGPGLPTTESDTAVALALQQELGQEQASTPDDSLEETGLFFCQICQKNLSAMNVTRRQQHVNRCLDEAEKALSFPTPLIPECPICGKPFLTLKSRISHLKQCAVKMEVGPQLLLQAVRLQGAQPAGASGTPAPSLSDGAGCLKRKGATTKKEPRKRRKVTEPEEPSEDLLVATALSRSETEQKAVPAALRLGNTFAERTRLGAEKKTRKKKAPTTPPQLLVQDAETTGRQIEDRVAQLLSEEVEPSSTPPLPTSRILEEELARGSWALRPPGGAQNLLWEASALTGAGALESFYTASLVPPLVPQWPAKGLTQEPTRLPQPLKPPELSVGTPPSAPRTHPVGHSLRSPAPSASQRERQALQDLLELAGEGLPASPCSRDLAGSGGAAGMDLSLGGLPLTGFVLPAKEKYPEEGGQASLALGLLVADFSAMVNNPHLSDIQFQIDSGEVLYAHKFVLYARCPLLMQHINSEAFLAEEDGDLRHQRVLLRDVSAEAAQAFLHYLYAADTVLTPQLAADLRSLAQRFGVSELVDLCEQVPFVMDAEGGQGKEQEDNADGRVETFRELLHFVWLGEGEGAKDLLMPEGHEEDREKVNEEEMEEIYEFAATQRKLLQGEKAPEPEGEADLLGEDGPVLGEILTSEQDKEQPENAEQVESSGQGRDETPAKWGNTRQSTLLPPSNRALNGGEKAEAPEGALARPCSSSPTQGRAERQESAPLCSADDDNIQQPFSSPQAGYPELSRVTSNWEEGNRTIQEREVEGFHPPVYQQAPPSRSRFFPPQPHQGRSPRQTRLHPRCPSDLSPPIPQLQGTASSMASQNSSPKPKRARRLPLSCEDPGQKDKECSSTLERRGKGVLIFSEKSPPMDLTRSGPGRRSSRPETSSCSVNREDEVILLLDSDEELELEQTKAKSFLNSPLEDKKVLEVSAKSSELFSIIDLDAEQEPPQSPPGSRARLPQEVEGRLGASTDDSTTDTSWLVPATPLASRSCDCSSQTQITGLGARPPADPLATPKPRALLENRDEPDATSKFSVIVPQTSSPHLGPATPGGSDGRRQACSSPSSPRRRCRPCASPLAPRPILGGLANLPGQLPRCLPPARSPVAQAPVSEVVEVEDSEDEQEAASQQASSSPLLDGDPPIPAEDWCWHMEPLSPIPIDHLNLERTGPLSTSSPSSRAEGAPDSRDCRSPALLGTTPIRGSYTGRRKSQEKSSGAGSPRSHRQSFLNSALWDDWNEEDQRSSEAPPLPQTPRTDGAQRTHKLQTPQGADRKKNLPPKVPITPMPRYSIMETPVLKKELDRFGVRPLPKRQMVLKLKEIFQYTHQTMESDSEDEGQSSQLPLEAPCSQTYTTQTSKASRAAGHTQLEAPPGRVPQRSKGPAKTKGPQHHKQQPGGSISALSMSPAKEEPLDPGGDAQLPASQESTATSVDSGDSCCSSQSSSCEFGAALESVGEEAGEEAISASQAAVRAAATEEAVQRYIRSQPALYRKVLLYQPLELAQLQAELKQQGIHVASGKLLDFLDTQCITFTTAATRKEKLAARGKRRQPAGKKRGRARRPAPPSPAPAISSL; translated from the exons ATGATGGATGAGTCAGATGATGACTTTCAGGAACTCTGTGCCAGCTTTTTCCAAAGGGTGAAAAAGAATGGTCCCAAGGAAGTGTCAAAGGAAAAGAAGACACAAAAGGCCTCCAATGGCACCCATATAAGAAGCAAACCAAAAAGGACCAAACCAACGGCTTCTAAGAGCAAAACTCCGCAAGGCGCCGCTGAGAGGAAAACTTGCCCTGGCGGCCCGGTCCCGCGGACTCAAAAGCACAGGGCACCCAAGAGGCCAAAGACTGAACCAGCTCCCCCTGAAAACACCGAGGGAGGTGTACACACTTCTGCTGTACTCCAGGATAGCGCATGGAGCACCCAGACAGGTAACCAGTCAGAACCTCTGCCCGAGAGGACACCAGAGGTGATTTGCACCATTTTAAACCAAGGATCAGAAAACTTTCTGAAAGCTA AGGCCACCGTGGACAGCCTCCTGCAGCCACCTGCCTCCTGTCTGACTGCAACGGCGCCAAGTCCCTCCAAACCCAGGGCGGCAGAGCTGGTGCTCCAGCGAATGCAGCAGTTCAAGAGAGCAGACCCCGAGCGCTTAAGACATGCTTCCGAAGGCTGCTCGCTCGAGGCTGCACCTGAAGAAAATGTCCCAAAGGGCCCTCAAGATGTGATGGCGGCGAACG GGTGTGGGCCCGGGCTCCCCACCACAGAAAGCGACACTGCAGTGGCCTTGGCCCTCCAGCAGGAGCTTGGGCAGGAACAGGCATCCACACCCGACGACAGCCTGGAGGAGACGGGGTTGTTCTTTTGCCAGATCTGTCAGAAGAACCTCTCAGCCATGAATGTGACACGGAGGCAGCAGCACGTGAACCG GTGCTTGGATGAGGCTGAAAAGGCGCTGAGTTTCCCCACGCCTCTGATCCCTGAGTGCCCCATCTGCGGCAAGCCATTCCTCACCCTGAAGAGCAGAATCAGTCACCTGAAACAGTGTGCGGTGAAGATGGAGGTCGGCCCGCAGCTCCTGCTCCAGGCTGTGCGCCTGCAGGGGGCTCAGCCCGCGGGCGCCTCGGGCACTCCGGCACCCAG CCTCAGCGATGGAGCTGGCTGTCTGAAGCGGAAGGGAGCCACCACCAAGAAGGAGCCACGGAAGAGGCGGAAGGTCACTGAGCCCGAGGAGCCCTCTGAGGACCTGCTGGTGGCCACAGCTCTGTCCCGCTCGGAGACGGAGCAGAAGGCGGTGCCGGCAGCGCTCAGGCTGGGGAACACTTTTGCAGAGAGGACAAGGCTAGGAGCAG agaagaagacCCGCAAGAAGAAAGCCCCCACGACCCCACCACAGCTGTTAGTCCAGGATGCAGAGACCACGGGCCGGCAAATAGAGGACCGCGTGGCCCAGCTCCTGTCGGAGGAGGTGGAGCCGTCCAGCACGCCGCCGCTCCCCACCAGCAGGATTCTAGAGGAAGAGCTGGCCAGGGGCAGCTGGGCCCTGCGACCGCCCGGGGGGGCGCAGAACCTGCTGTGGGAGGCCAGTGCCCTGACCGGGGCTGGGGCCCTGGAGTCCTTCTACACGGCCAGCCTGGTGCctcccctggtgcctcagtggccCGCCAAG GGTCTCACACAGGAGCCCACGCGGCTGCCACAGCCACTCAAGCCGCCAGAGCTGAGTGTGGGAACACCCCCTTCTGCCCCCCGCACCCACCCCGTGGGCCACAGCCTCCGGAGCCCAGCACCCTCTGCCAGCCAGAGGGAGCGCCAAGCGCTGCAGGATCTGCTGGAGCTGGCGGGAGAGGGGTTGCCCGCCAGCCCGTGCAGCAGGGACCTGGCCGGCTCAGGAGGGGCTGCAG GGATGGACTTGTCACTCGGTGGCCTTCCACTGACTGGGTTTGTCCTGCCAGCCAAGGAGAAGTACCCGGAGGAGGGCGGCCAGGCTTCG CTCGCCCTCGGTTTGCTGGTGGCCGACTTCAGTGCCATGGTCAACAACCCTCACCTGAGCGACATCCAGTTTCAGATAGACAGTGGGGAGGTGCTCTATGCCCACAAGTTTGTGCTCTACGCCCGATGCCCACTTCTCATGCAGCAT ATAAACAGTGAAGCCTTCCTGGCCGAAGAGGATGGTGACCTGAGGCACCAGCGCGTGCTGCTGCGTGACGTCAGCGCCGAGGCCGCCCAGGCGTTCCTGCATTACCTCTATGCTGCCGACACCGTCCTGACTCCCCAGCTGGCCGCTGACCTGCGCTCTCTGGCCCAGAG GTTTGGGGTGAGTGAGCTTGTTGACCTGTGCGAACAAGTGCCCTTTGTGATGGATGCAGAAGGTGGACAGGGAAAGGAGCAGGAAGACAACGCTGACGGCAGAGTGGAGACTTTCCGAGAGCTCCTGCACTTTGTGTGGCTGGGTGAGGGGGAGGGAGCAAAGGACCTGCTGATGCCTGAGGGCCAcgaagaagacagagaaaaggtCAACGAGGAGGAGATGGAAGAAATTTATGAATTCGCGGCTACTCAGCGAAAGCTGCTCCAAGGGGAGAAAGCTCCAGAGCCAGAGGGAGAAGCCGACCTGCTCGGGGAGGACGGTCCAGTTTTGGGGGAAATCCTCACAAGTGAACAGGATAAAGAACAGCCAGAAAATGCAGAGCAGGTGGAATCATCCGGGCAAGGAAGAGATGAGACCCCGGCCAAATGGGGAAACACGAGACAGTCCACACTCCTGCCCCCCAGCAACCGGGCTTTGAACGGGGGAGAGAAAGCAGAGGCCCCAGAGGGAGCACTGGCTCGTCCctgctcctccagccccacccagggCCGGGCAGAGAGGCAGGAAAGCGCCCCTCTGTGCTCAGCTGATGATGATAACATTCAACAGCCTTTTTCGTCACCTCAAGCTGGATACCCTGAACTCTCCCGGGTGACGAGCAATTGGGAAGAAGGAAACAGGACCATCCAAGAAAGGGAGGTAGAGGGCTTCCATCCCCCTGTCTACCAGCAGGCACCCCCCTCACGCTCACGCTTCTTCCCACCGCAGCCCCATCAAGGCCGGAGTCCTCGCCAGACACGTCTCCACCCTCGTTGCCCCAGTGACCTGTCCCCACCGATACCCCAGTTACAGGGCACAGCTTCCAGCATGGCCTCCCAGAACTCATCACCGAAGCCAAAGAGAGCCAGGCGCCTTCCCTTATCGTGTGAGGACCCAGGCCAGAAAGACAAGGAATGTAGTTCCACACTGGAACGCAGAGGTAAAGGGGTCCTGATCTTCTCAGAAAAATCTCCACCCATGGATCTAACCCGGTCAGGACCTGGCCGCCGGAGCTCCAGGCCTGAGACCTCTTCCTGCAGTGTGAACAGAGAAGACGAGGTGATCCTGTTACTGGATTCAGATGAAGAGCTGGAGCTGGAGCAAACCAAAGCAAAGTCATTTCTGAACAGTCCCTTAGAAGACAAGAAAGTTCTGGAAGTCAGTGCCAAGTCCTCTGAACTGTTTTCCATCATCGACCTCGACGCGGAGCAGGAGCCTCCCCAAAGCCCACCAGGAAGCCGGGCCCGGCTGCCGCAGGAAGTGGAGGGGCGGCTGGGGGCCAGCACTGACGACAGCACCACAGACACCTCGTGGCTCGTGCCCGCCACCCCGCTGGCTAGCAGGAGCTGCGACTGCTCCTCACAGACCCAGATCACAGGCCTCGGGGCCAGGCCACCAGCAGACCCGCTGGCCACGCCCAAGCCCAGGGCCCTGTTAGAGAACAGGGACGAACCCGACGCCACGAGTAAGTTTTCCGTCATTGTACCCCAGACGTCGTCCCCACACCTGGGCCCCGCCACTCCTGGAGGCTCTGACGGGAGAAGGCAGGCCTGCAGCAGCCCATCCAGCCCCCGCCGCAGATGCCGCCCATGTGCTTCTCCTCTGGCTCCCCGGCCCATCTTAGGAGGCCTCGCCAACCTCCCTGGGCAGCTCCCGAGGTGCCTGCCTCCTGCCCGGAGCCCGGTGGCTCAGGCTCCCGTGAGTGAAGTGGTGGAGGTGGAGGACAGTGAGGACGAGCAGGAGGCAGCCTCCCAACAGGCGAGTAGCAGCCCCCTGCTGGACGGCGACCCCCCGATTCCAGCCGAGGACTGGTGCTGGCACATGGAGCCCCTCTCACCGATCCCCATTGACCACCTGAACCTCGAGCGGACAGGCCCCTTGAGCaccagcagccccagcagcaggGCAGAGGGCGCCCCAGACAGCAGGGACTGCCGCTCCCCGGCACTGCTGGGCACCACCCCCATCCGAGGGAGCTACACTGGCCGGAGGAAGTCTCAAGAGAAGTCCTCTGGGGCCGGCTCCCCTAGGAGCCACCGGCAGAGCTTTCTGAACTCAGCTCTGTGGGATGACTGGAACGAAGAAGATCAGAGGTCCTCAGAGGCTCCTCCTCTGCCCCAGACGCCGCGCACAGATGGAGCCCAGAGGACACACAAGTTACAGACACCAC AAGGTGCTGATCGGAAGAAGAACTTGCCCCCAAAAGTGCCCATAACCCCAATGCCAAGGTACTCTATCATGGAGACTCCAGTGCTGAAGAAAGAGCTGGACAG GTTTGGGGTCCGCCCTCTGCCCAAACGCCAGATGGTCCTGAAACTGAAGGAGATATTCCAGTACACTCACCAGACTATGGAGTCAGACTCCGAGGACGAGGGCCAGTCCTCACAGCTGCCCTTGGAGGCTCCCTGCAGCCAGACCTACACCACCCAGACCTCTAAGGCTTCAAGGGCAGCTGGCCACACCCAGCTGGAGGCTCCTCCTGGCCGCGTTCCCCAGAGGTCAAAGGGACCTGCCAAGACCAAGGGCCCCCAACATCACAAGCAGCAGCCTGGTGGCAGCATCTCTGCCCTGAGCATGTCACCAGCCAAGGAGGAGCCTTTGGACCCTGGTGGGGACGCCCAGCTCCCGGCCTCGCAGGAGTCCACAGCCACCTCTGTGGACAGCGGGGACAGCTGCTGCAGCTCACAGAG CTCATCCTGTGAGTTTGGAGCAGCCttggagtctgtgggagaagAGGCGGGTGAGGAGGCGATCAGCGCCTCTCAGGCAGCTGTCCGGGCAGCGGCCACAGAGGAGGCTGTGCAGCGTTATATCCGCTCCCAGCCGGCCCTCTACCGCAAGGTCCTGCTATACCAGCCCCTCGAGCTGGCGCAGCTGCAGGCTGAGCTGAAGCAGCAGGGCATCCACGTGGCCTCGGGGAAGCTGCTGGACTTCCTGGACACTCAGTGCATCACCTTCACCACGGCCGCCACCCGCAAGGAGAAGCTTGCAGCCCGCGGCAAGAGACGGCAGCCCGCGGGCAAGAAGAGGGGCAGAGCCCGCAGGcccgcccctccctccccagccccggcCATCAGCAGCCTGTGA
- the SLX4 gene encoding structure-specific endonuclease subunit SLX4 isoform X3 yields the protein MMDESDDDFQELCASFFQRVKKNGPKEVSKEKKTQKASNGTHIRSKPKRTKPTASKSKTPQGAAERKTCPGGPVPRTQKHRAPKRPKTEPAPPENTEGGVHTSAVLQDSAWSTQTEATVDSLLQPPASCLTATAPSPSKPRAAELVLQRMQQFKRADPERLRHASEGCSLEAAPEENVPKGPQDVMAANGCGPGLPTTESDTAVALALQQELGQEQASTPDDSLEETGLFFCQICQKNLSAMNVTRRQQHVNRCLDEAEKALSFPTPLIPECPICGKPFLTLKSRISHLKQCAVKMEVGPQLLLQAVRLQGAQPAGASGTPAPSLSDGAGCLKRKGATTKKEPRKRRKVTEPEEPSEDLLVATALSRSETEQKAVPAALRLGNTFAERTRLGAEKKTRKKKAPTTPPQLLVQDAETTGRQIEDRVAQLLSEEVEPSSTPPLPTSRILEEELARGSWALRPPGGAQNLLWEASALTGAGALESFYTASLVPPLVPQWPAKGLTQEPTRLPQPLKPPELSVGTPPSAPRTHPVGHSLRSPAPSASQRERQALQDLLELAGEGLPASPCSRDLAGSGGAAGMDLSLGGLPLTGFVLPAKEKYPEEGGQASLALGLLVADFSAMVNNPHLSDIQFQIDSGEVLYAHKFVLYARCPLLMQHINSEAFLAEEDGDLRHQRVLLRDVSAEAAQAFLHYLYAADTVLTPQLAADLRSLAQRFGVSELVDLCEQVPFVMDAEGGQGKEQEDNADGRVETFRELLHFVWLGEGEGAKDLLMPEGHEEDREKVNEEEMEEIYEFAATQRKLLQGEKAPEPEGEADLLGEDGPVLGEILTSEQDKEQPENAEQVESSGQGRDETPAKWGNTRQSTLLPPSNRALNGGEKAEAPEGALARPCSSSPTQGRAERQESAPLCSADDDNIQQPFSSPQAGYPELSRVTSNWEEGNRTIQEREVEGFHPPVYQQAPPSRSRFFPPQPHQGRSPRQTRLHPRCPSDLSPPIPQLQGTASSMASQNSSPKPKRARRLPLSCEDPGQKDKECSSTLERRGKGVLIFSEKSPPMDLTRSGPGRRSSRPETSSCSVNREDEVILLLDSDEELELEQTKAKSFLNSPLEDKKVLEVSAKSSELFSIIDLDAEQEPPQSPPGSRARLPQEVEGRLGASTDDSTTDTSWLVPATPLASRSCDCSSQTQITGLGARPPADPLATPKPRALLENRDEPDATSKFSVIVPQTSSPHLGPATPGGSDGRRQACSSPSSPRRRCRPCASPLAPRPILGGLANLPGQLPRCLPPARSPVAQAPVSEVVEVEDSEDEQEAASQQASSSPLLDGDPPIPAEDWCWHMEPLSPIPIDHLNLERTGPLSTSSPSSRAEGAPDSRDCRSPALLGTTPIRGSYTGRRKSQEKSSGAGSPRSHRQSFLNSALWDDWNEEDQRSSEAPPLPQTPRTDGAQRTHKLQTPQGADRKKNLPPKVPITPMPRYSIMETPVLKKELDRFGVRPLPKRQMVLKLKEIFQYTHQTMESDSEDEGQSSQLPLEAPCSQTYTTQTSKASRAAGHTQLEAPPGRVPQRSKGPAKTKGPQHHKQQPGGSISALSMSPAKEEPLDPGGDAQLPASQESTATSVDSGDSCCSSQSSSCEFGAALESVGEEAGEEAISASQAAVRAAATEEAVQRYIRSQPALYRKVLLYQPLELAQLQAELKQQGIHVASGKLLDFLDTQCITFTTAATRKEKLAARGKRRQPAGKKRGRARRPAPPSPAPAISSL from the exons ATGATGGATGAGTCAGATGATGACTTTCAGGAACTCTGTGCCAGCTTTTTCCAAAGGGTGAAAAAGAATGGTCCCAAGGAAGTGTCAAAGGAAAAGAAGACACAAAAGGCCTCCAATGGCACCCATATAAGAAGCAAACCAAAAAGGACCAAACCAACGGCTTCTAAGAGCAAAACTCCGCAAGGCGCCGCTGAGAGGAAAACTTGCCCTGGCGGCCCGGTCCCGCGGACTCAAAAGCACAGGGCACCCAAGAGGCCAAAGACTGAACCAGCTCCCCCTGAAAACACCGAGGGAGGTGTACACACTTCTGCTGTACTCCAGGATAGCGCATGGAGCACCCAGACAG AGGCCACCGTGGACAGCCTCCTGCAGCCACCTGCCTCCTGTCTGACTGCAACGGCGCCAAGTCCCTCCAAACCCAGGGCGGCAGAGCTGGTGCTCCAGCGAATGCAGCAGTTCAAGAGAGCAGACCCCGAGCGCTTAAGACATGCTTCCGAAGGCTGCTCGCTCGAGGCTGCACCTGAAGAAAATGTCCCAAAGGGCCCTCAAGATGTGATGGCGGCGAACG GGTGTGGGCCCGGGCTCCCCACCACAGAAAGCGACACTGCAGTGGCCTTGGCCCTCCAGCAGGAGCTTGGGCAGGAACAGGCATCCACACCCGACGACAGCCTGGAGGAGACGGGGTTGTTCTTTTGCCAGATCTGTCAGAAGAACCTCTCAGCCATGAATGTGACACGGAGGCAGCAGCACGTGAACCG GTGCTTGGATGAGGCTGAAAAGGCGCTGAGTTTCCCCACGCCTCTGATCCCTGAGTGCCCCATCTGCGGCAAGCCATTCCTCACCCTGAAGAGCAGAATCAGTCACCTGAAACAGTGTGCGGTGAAGATGGAGGTCGGCCCGCAGCTCCTGCTCCAGGCTGTGCGCCTGCAGGGGGCTCAGCCCGCGGGCGCCTCGGGCACTCCGGCACCCAG CCTCAGCGATGGAGCTGGCTGTCTGAAGCGGAAGGGAGCCACCACCAAGAAGGAGCCACGGAAGAGGCGGAAGGTCACTGAGCCCGAGGAGCCCTCTGAGGACCTGCTGGTGGCCACAGCTCTGTCCCGCTCGGAGACGGAGCAGAAGGCGGTGCCGGCAGCGCTCAGGCTGGGGAACACTTTTGCAGAGAGGACAAGGCTAGGAGCAG agaagaagacCCGCAAGAAGAAAGCCCCCACGACCCCACCACAGCTGTTAGTCCAGGATGCAGAGACCACGGGCCGGCAAATAGAGGACCGCGTGGCCCAGCTCCTGTCGGAGGAGGTGGAGCCGTCCAGCACGCCGCCGCTCCCCACCAGCAGGATTCTAGAGGAAGAGCTGGCCAGGGGCAGCTGGGCCCTGCGACCGCCCGGGGGGGCGCAGAACCTGCTGTGGGAGGCCAGTGCCCTGACCGGGGCTGGGGCCCTGGAGTCCTTCTACACGGCCAGCCTGGTGCctcccctggtgcctcagtggccCGCCAAG GGTCTCACACAGGAGCCCACGCGGCTGCCACAGCCACTCAAGCCGCCAGAGCTGAGTGTGGGAACACCCCCTTCTGCCCCCCGCACCCACCCCGTGGGCCACAGCCTCCGGAGCCCAGCACCCTCTGCCAGCCAGAGGGAGCGCCAAGCGCTGCAGGATCTGCTGGAGCTGGCGGGAGAGGGGTTGCCCGCCAGCCCGTGCAGCAGGGACCTGGCCGGCTCAGGAGGGGCTGCAG GGATGGACTTGTCACTCGGTGGCCTTCCACTGACTGGGTTTGTCCTGCCAGCCAAGGAGAAGTACCCGGAGGAGGGCGGCCAGGCTTCG CTCGCCCTCGGTTTGCTGGTGGCCGACTTCAGTGCCATGGTCAACAACCCTCACCTGAGCGACATCCAGTTTCAGATAGACAGTGGGGAGGTGCTCTATGCCCACAAGTTTGTGCTCTACGCCCGATGCCCACTTCTCATGCAGCAT ATAAACAGTGAAGCCTTCCTGGCCGAAGAGGATGGTGACCTGAGGCACCAGCGCGTGCTGCTGCGTGACGTCAGCGCCGAGGCCGCCCAGGCGTTCCTGCATTACCTCTATGCTGCCGACACCGTCCTGACTCCCCAGCTGGCCGCTGACCTGCGCTCTCTGGCCCAGAG GTTTGGGGTGAGTGAGCTTGTTGACCTGTGCGAACAAGTGCCCTTTGTGATGGATGCAGAAGGTGGACAGGGAAAGGAGCAGGAAGACAACGCTGACGGCAGAGTGGAGACTTTCCGAGAGCTCCTGCACTTTGTGTGGCTGGGTGAGGGGGAGGGAGCAAAGGACCTGCTGATGCCTGAGGGCCAcgaagaagacagagaaaaggtCAACGAGGAGGAGATGGAAGAAATTTATGAATTCGCGGCTACTCAGCGAAAGCTGCTCCAAGGGGAGAAAGCTCCAGAGCCAGAGGGAGAAGCCGACCTGCTCGGGGAGGACGGTCCAGTTTTGGGGGAAATCCTCACAAGTGAACAGGATAAAGAACAGCCAGAAAATGCAGAGCAGGTGGAATCATCCGGGCAAGGAAGAGATGAGACCCCGGCCAAATGGGGAAACACGAGACAGTCCACACTCCTGCCCCCCAGCAACCGGGCTTTGAACGGGGGAGAGAAAGCAGAGGCCCCAGAGGGAGCACTGGCTCGTCCctgctcctccagccccacccagggCCGGGCAGAGAGGCAGGAAAGCGCCCCTCTGTGCTCAGCTGATGATGATAACATTCAACAGCCTTTTTCGTCACCTCAAGCTGGATACCCTGAACTCTCCCGGGTGACGAGCAATTGGGAAGAAGGAAACAGGACCATCCAAGAAAGGGAGGTAGAGGGCTTCCATCCCCCTGTCTACCAGCAGGCACCCCCCTCACGCTCACGCTTCTTCCCACCGCAGCCCCATCAAGGCCGGAGTCCTCGCCAGACACGTCTCCACCCTCGTTGCCCCAGTGACCTGTCCCCACCGATACCCCAGTTACAGGGCACAGCTTCCAGCATGGCCTCCCAGAACTCATCACCGAAGCCAAAGAGAGCCAGGCGCCTTCCCTTATCGTGTGAGGACCCAGGCCAGAAAGACAAGGAATGTAGTTCCACACTGGAACGCAGAGGTAAAGGGGTCCTGATCTTCTCAGAAAAATCTCCACCCATGGATCTAACCCGGTCAGGACCTGGCCGCCGGAGCTCCAGGCCTGAGACCTCTTCCTGCAGTGTGAACAGAGAAGACGAGGTGATCCTGTTACTGGATTCAGATGAAGAGCTGGAGCTGGAGCAAACCAAAGCAAAGTCATTTCTGAACAGTCCCTTAGAAGACAAGAAAGTTCTGGAAGTCAGTGCCAAGTCCTCTGAACTGTTTTCCATCATCGACCTCGACGCGGAGCAGGAGCCTCCCCAAAGCCCACCAGGAAGCCGGGCCCGGCTGCCGCAGGAAGTGGAGGGGCGGCTGGGGGCCAGCACTGACGACAGCACCACAGACACCTCGTGGCTCGTGCCCGCCACCCCGCTGGCTAGCAGGAGCTGCGACTGCTCCTCACAGACCCAGATCACAGGCCTCGGGGCCAGGCCACCAGCAGACCCGCTGGCCACGCCCAAGCCCAGGGCCCTGTTAGAGAACAGGGACGAACCCGACGCCACGAGTAAGTTTTCCGTCATTGTACCCCAGACGTCGTCCCCACACCTGGGCCCCGCCACTCCTGGAGGCTCTGACGGGAGAAGGCAGGCCTGCAGCAGCCCATCCAGCCCCCGCCGCAGATGCCGCCCATGTGCTTCTCCTCTGGCTCCCCGGCCCATCTTAGGAGGCCTCGCCAACCTCCCTGGGCAGCTCCCGAGGTGCCTGCCTCCTGCCCGGAGCCCGGTGGCTCAGGCTCCCGTGAGTGAAGTGGTGGAGGTGGAGGACAGTGAGGACGAGCAGGAGGCAGCCTCCCAACAGGCGAGTAGCAGCCCCCTGCTGGACGGCGACCCCCCGATTCCAGCCGAGGACTGGTGCTGGCACATGGAGCCCCTCTCACCGATCCCCATTGACCACCTGAACCTCGAGCGGACAGGCCCCTTGAGCaccagcagccccagcagcaggGCAGAGGGCGCCCCAGACAGCAGGGACTGCCGCTCCCCGGCACTGCTGGGCACCACCCCCATCCGAGGGAGCTACACTGGCCGGAGGAAGTCTCAAGAGAAGTCCTCTGGGGCCGGCTCCCCTAGGAGCCACCGGCAGAGCTTTCTGAACTCAGCTCTGTGGGATGACTGGAACGAAGAAGATCAGAGGTCCTCAGAGGCTCCTCCTCTGCCCCAGACGCCGCGCACAGATGGAGCCCAGAGGACACACAAGTTACAGACACCAC AAGGTGCTGATCGGAAGAAGAACTTGCCCCCAAAAGTGCCCATAACCCCAATGCCAAGGTACTCTATCATGGAGACTCCAGTGCTGAAGAAAGAGCTGGACAG GTTTGGGGTCCGCCCTCTGCCCAAACGCCAGATGGTCCTGAAACTGAAGGAGATATTCCAGTACACTCACCAGACTATGGAGTCAGACTCCGAGGACGAGGGCCAGTCCTCACAGCTGCCCTTGGAGGCTCCCTGCAGCCAGACCTACACCACCCAGACCTCTAAGGCTTCAAGGGCAGCTGGCCACACCCAGCTGGAGGCTCCTCCTGGCCGCGTTCCCCAGAGGTCAAAGGGACCTGCCAAGACCAAGGGCCCCCAACATCACAAGCAGCAGCCTGGTGGCAGCATCTCTGCCCTGAGCATGTCACCAGCCAAGGAGGAGCCTTTGGACCCTGGTGGGGACGCCCAGCTCCCGGCCTCGCAGGAGTCCACAGCCACCTCTGTGGACAGCGGGGACAGCTGCTGCAGCTCACAGAG CTCATCCTGTGAGTTTGGAGCAGCCttggagtctgtgggagaagAGGCGGGTGAGGAGGCGATCAGCGCCTCTCAGGCAGCTGTCCGGGCAGCGGCCACAGAGGAGGCTGTGCAGCGTTATATCCGCTCCCAGCCGGCCCTCTACCGCAAGGTCCTGCTATACCAGCCCCTCGAGCTGGCGCAGCTGCAGGCTGAGCTGAAGCAGCAGGGCATCCACGTGGCCTCGGGGAAGCTGCTGGACTTCCTGGACACTCAGTGCATCACCTTCACCACGGCCGCCACCCGCAAGGAGAAGCTTGCAGCCCGCGGCAAGAGACGGCAGCCCGCGGGCAAGAAGAGGGGCAGAGCCCGCAGGcccgcccctccctccccagccccggcCATCAGCAGCCTGTGA